From the genome of Scleropages formosus chromosome 22, fSclFor1.1, whole genome shotgun sequence:
AACGCATATAAACCAAGTAATACAGAAGTTAATGTTTCTTCTTGCGCTGGCTTGGTGGGTGGCACCTTCCGAAAGGAAAATTGTCTTCGACATGTGACCGCGTTCGACCAATCAGGGACACCTCCGGGTTTAACTATGTTAAATGTCAGATTGCGATAAACTAGATGCTGCTGGTCAGGCCCGCTGAAATGGGCGAGCATAATCTTCTTAATCCAGGGTTTGTGGGACCTTTGGTAAACATCCATACAGGAGATACGTTTTACCTGCCAAATTTTAGAGCATCCGGGGGACAGCTGGCGGGTCTACCCTCACTCTCTTACCCACGAAGGGAGAATGTGTGCTCCCTCCCATGGAACACAGCGGAGCCGTGCAATGGATACCCTCAATCCTATTTTAGCAGCCCTGTGTCCATAAACCCTTCTTTCAACCGCGGGTGCGAAATAAACCGGCAAGACGAAGGCAAATGCTATTACAGCAACGCTGTAGGACACCGGGAGACCTGCACGGAGGGTGGCGGTCTGAAACGGGAGGACAGGGCGCTGAACACTTCTTCATTATCGTCTGATAACGGACTGCGCAACGGAATGAGCAGCAGTGGCGTATTTCCTAAATTTGACTATGGGACAGAGCAGGGCACCCAGGACCCATCGTCCTGTCCGTCCCTGGAATCTGATTCCAGTTCTTCCCTGCTCAACGAAGGGGGAAAACCAGTTGCCAACAACATCCCTCAGACATTAGCATCTCCTGGCAGTCAGGCAGGCAATATACCCGCAGGCGGAGGTGAGTGACCACACACCTTCGTAAAATCAGTGTTACGTAAGGGCGCACAGATTGCTTGTTTTGTATTTGCCTGCTAAGGATTTCCCcgtattttgctttttatttggaCATTTAACACCACGACTTTTACATTTTGCCTTGTATTGTGACTGAACACCACTAGGGGTAGAGTCGAAACATCTACACGGTTGATAGTCATGCCTTATTGCTCAATGTACAATTATAAAATCTAAGAACCGGTCTGCATTTATTAGCAAAATTCCCGGTTTCACACATGTCATGCAGTCAAATCCCAAAATAtggtaaatgttattttttattcagcCAGTTTTCTATTCAAGATTCCAGAAGACGATGCTTACTGAATAATGGTGCTTAGGGAAGATTGTAAATCGTATTCACTCACTGTGAGCATGGAAAAAGGAGAATTGTTTTAGAGACCCATAAACTGAAGTTATAGCCATCTTCCCTCGCTGCAAAAACAATTAATATCCCACAAAACATAAAGCTGTTTGGGTTGTTTTCCAGCAGACTAGTGGTCATGATGTTTATGCTAACTTTAACGCCAACAGTAAAACTTCACGTGCCATAGAGTACAGTAAAACAGGACAGTAGTCTGTAAACACATGGAAGAATTATTCGATTATAAGCCTACGGTTTCATTAAGTTTATTATCACAGTCTTGATTCTGCATGCTTAGATTGTTATGAGTTATTTAAAATCCTCTTAAGAAAATACATAAAGGATTTTCCTTGGGACGTTTAGTGAAATGcattatatagaaaaaaatgctaaagtTCTCCATATAGTGAATGCGCGAggtaatatggaaaaaaaaaaacacacatggtCATGGCAACATgtgaaacccacgtagacactcGTGTGTGTTGCGTTCCAAGAAGTGAAAGATGCACCGTGCCAGGCAGCCCTGGAGGCCGCAGAGCGCTTACTGTCATTGAAACATGTTCCCACCAGGTGCCCCGTGGTATCCCATGCACACCCGGACCCGCAAGAAACGCAAACCATACTCCAAACTGCAATTGGCCGAGCTGGAAGGCGAGTTCATTCTCAACGAATTCATCACGAGACAGCGGCGGAGGGAGCTCTCTGACCGCCTTAATCTCAGTGACCAACAGGTTAagatctggttccagaaccggCGCATGAAGAAGAAAAGACTGTTGCTAAGGGAGCAAGCCTTGTCCTTCTATTAAGGACGAGCCACTTGGCAGTGCAGCAGTGAATGGGAAAAGACGTCTTCTGATCGTACCATTCCATTTGTTTCTTCAGTTCCCAAAGCATGTGCGAGAAGTATTGGAAACCTACGAGTCGTAATTTAGAAAACCAGcatgtacaaaacacacaaagtattGTAGTTGCTAGTGTATTATTGTAAAATACCAAATAACAGACCCTAAAATTGTGATTATAATATCAGAAGAAATTGTACGTATTGTTGTATTGTTTTTGCTACAACTATTCTCCATAGCGAAATGTGCCCTCCATCAACATAACCGTTTTGCTGCAGTCTTTAACGCAATATTCTCCTTAAAGGTTATGCTgctgatagaaaaaaaaaaaaaaagtattttgagGTTGTCGCCACAGTTAGAAAATTTACTGTTCTTAAGTTCTTCAAAATCACATTGAAATGAAGCTGTGTTTAATACATTACATATCCATCTATGCAGGGATTGTACTTTAGTCTGAAATCAGAATACACGCTCGCTATTAAAGGCATAATTGTTAACGTTCTTAATTGTTGTGAAACCCATTCCTAGTGCCAATAACTGGCCATTTGGCTAACCTATGTGATCTTACTGAACCTGGAATAAAGATGCATGAAGATATTGGAATCATGCCAGCAACATGTTCAATGAGAAATGCGTTATAACCGTCACGTCCACAGCTCAGTGTATAGTATTTTTCTATATAGCAAATCATGTTTTTATACATAAGCTCAGCTGGAGTGTTTTACCTTTATAAGGGCGGCAGTAACTTCACCAAATTCATTTTGTGTATATAATGCAGTTTGTGTATTTTCTACCTTTGAAGAACTAAAAAAGTTGCTCCTGAAAACTGTGCAACTTCTCCCGGTCTCTTTTCTCGAAAGGCATAAGTGGAGAAGGTTCAGGTTCACGGTCAGAAACGCGTCTCTGTCGTCTTGAACCTCAGGTCTCCCAGATGGCTTTCAGTGAAGTGGTAACAAAAAACAGTGTTAGCCTTTCTACATTTCCCTCTATATTCGTGTGCATTCGTGTGTCGGTCCGGGATTATTATGGGTATATGGGAGTGGGTGGGGGCTGGATGTCACTCATTGCTGCTATTTTATTATCGTTATTTTCTGTGTGACTTTCAAAGAAGAAATTCGTTTGGAGTTGGAAAGAATCCATGCAATCTTTCTGAgcagtatgtacacacacacaaacacacacatatatgtgcatacatatataaacaacaaattcaaatgttgctgcctcagaaaaaaaattggggaaaatgtaatttcaagATTGTATAGAAAACCCCATAGACTTCAAGTATAACTTTTTGAATCATTACTGCAACAAAAAGGAATCCAGTTTTCTACTAATTGTTTATTGTCGCTTGTTGTCTGTGACATAATAATCATTCTCAATGCCATAAGTGTTACTTGTTTTAGTAACAGTAAAAGATGCAAGAGCAAACGATATAATTGAAAAGGTTTTAGATGTAGATTCTTTAGGTGGGGTGGGAGGCGTGTATGACTTGAACACATATTAAATCTTTATGATTCATATTTGCAAAAGTGGATTTGGCGCTGCTGCCGTCTCATTTTTCATCATGGTGCTGCCTTGTATGGTATACTTGTAATGTGACTCGAATTCCTGTGTATTTGTTCCCgaaataaatttgtttatgaAAACAACCATAACAATTCACATTTTAGCTTAATATCTTGTATAATAACTTTACTTTATTTCTCCCGTTTTCTGGACTGTCTTTGCGAACACTTGAATTCGTATGTACGGATTTGTATCTGCGTTTGTAAAACGCTCTTGCTACGTGAATTGAATGTATCCATGTATGTATTTCTggtaacaaataaaatatgcacatttaacattataccatatatatatgttaagatcatctttattttaacaaacacCAGAAAAGATGGTATTTGAGGGTCGCAAACAAGGTCGCAGTTTTTGAAGTCCTTTAAACCATACAGTTCTAAAACATCGTTTATATTAGGCCTTCCGCTTTATGTATCCAAAAGACACTTTACAGTGTAATTgtatttaataataacaataaatgtggttttatttcattctcTGTAAAGTTGCCTGTGCCCAGCTATGTTTTTACAAGTCTATTAAGAGAGTgctgtaaaataatatatttgtgaTGAAAGGCTTCGCCTAACATcaacttttatacatttttccactTGGAAACATGCGCACAAATGAAAAGGGAAAACTATTcaggttttattttataaatggcCCCCAATCAGTTTAATTTGACCCTCTATTCGGTATAATCAaccttagattttttttcaatacatgcgcttttaaagcacaaattgtTACAGGGATCTCAGTGAAGTCAGAGTGGAGGTTTCAGTTGTGGTTCACATAAGACGCTGTGGTTCCATCAGGGGTTGAAACCACTGCCCCACTTTGTGTTCGTGTCCTTGTGAACGTTTTCGCAGAGGGTGTTCTTAGTAATGAACTTGACTGGACCTACATCTGTGTTCAAATCTGCTTttcaatttcacatttcagtctTAACTTTCTAATACAGATCAATCAGTTTTGTTTCTGGCTCAAAATACGacgtttttttttcattggcaTTCTTTGGCTTGACGTCTTATCACCTGCATTGTATACAGAGTGAAATAATCTTGAGCATTCACACTAGACATATAAGGCagctattatttttaatatgtgtgtTTAATCGTACTGACTTTTATAGGTTTAAATCCACTGTAAAAATCAAGCTACGActcattgtttttgtgtgaCGCGTGTTTTAGTGTAACGTGTTCAGTTAGACGAAATTTAAGCTTACGTTAGCCGAAACGTTTTTATTTATCCTAAAACAGTACAGTGATAATACTGTCTTTCAAAGTTAGGCGACGTGTATCACTGAAGGTTTTTTAATAATCCTTCCTCCCAGAGTCGTATTTTgattaataacaaaataaaatagctCGCCCCATTGCAAACCAATTAGTAAATGTAACGGGCTCATTCTAACGCGCTTCCAACTAGCTCATTACTTACAGATTTcggtttttcttgttttaccaTTAAACACTAGTACACTAGGACACAACTGGTGCTTTTTTTAACCAAGATTAAATGTTTTCGAAAATCGACAGTTAAATACAAAGTGGTTCGGAAAAGCTGAGGAGTAGCTTGTTCTAATAAAAATTCGATTTTAGTATATCGGAGATACATGAATtaataattcagttcaattgaTGAAATATAAATACTATAGCAAGCGAAAGAGGACAATCACTTTACACATGATATGACAACATTTTGACGACTTCATATTGCTTAGAGTTTTTTCCGACAGTCCTCTATGTTTCTGTATTACACGTACTTCTATTTGCACCAGTGAGCgggatcaaataaataaataagtactttTAAACGTGCATTGAAGTATTTCTGTTTGTGCGGTGAAAAATCTGTGACACAGAGTTCCACTCAAGATGCTTCACAACATCATGGAGAAGTTCCTGTCCCAGGACTGGAATATGACATGCAGTACGTTCTACCCAGACAGTACATTCAGTCGACACTATACAGCACATTTTGTATCGATATCCAACAGacaatacatgtttttttatcTTCATTGTTGGTGGCATTTCAGAGAGAAGCccatatttacgtttattcatttagcagacgctttttaaATCGTTAATGATCCCACAAAACTcgggcacaaactctttacacttctCCCCTCCGGCAGGCGTTACACAACACTGTCCACCAGAACGACCAGataaagaacagttttttccctcagaCCGTCACTCTCATGAAAGTGAACTCTCCCCCCacaggtctcctgtcagtgcaacaacaTCCCATCtcttttataatttaattcttatttatctacattttttttgtatttatactactatttatactctcgtgTCTGTATACCctgttatgtatttattctgtaattctgtgacAGCTGTTTGTTggctgtaaatactggaagcatcaagaaccacagcaaattccttgtgtgcgtcagaACATTtagccaataaaactcattctcgTTCTCATTTTTCCAAAGCGTTGTACATCTTAGTAAACTAATTTCAATTTCACAACAAACAAggtaaactaaataaaatttcagaacaaagataaaaaatccaaattcatgCAATGAATTTTGTTTCTTTACCTGCATAATACCGTACCAtctatttacattaaactaaCGTTGTTGTATGTACAACAGTGTATAGATTCTCTATTGATATGCTTAATGAAGGACAGTAAACGGCATCCTTGTCCCCGTTCAGATGCAACCACGGTGTTCTTTTTTGTCCTTGTTCTGACTGACTGATGATTATTTAAAGACTAGTAGTCGTTTGTTTACAGGCATCACATTTATGAGCAACATAGCTAAGTCTTCTTTGTCCACAACACTGTCAGAATCAAGGAGAGTCGCAGTGGCGGTCAGTTTGACCTCGGGACCCTTTGTGCTATTAGGTAAGCTGTGGTCTGTATTAGGTACCCTGTCTGTAATATACCCCGAGTTGCGCCAGAGAGATGTGCTTCACAGAACATGcataaaatatgcacaaaaatattattttgtattgCCTACTTTGAGGGCAAGTATATGCGTGTAAATGTGCAtatttggttcatatggtgggacgttacaaattaactgtgctttagaatcacgtgtgtgcatccaagtctctctttctgttggtgtaatgcacccTTAGTTTGTAGAAAtcatgtgcgtcgctttggagaaaagcgtctgctaaattaataaatgtaaacgtaaacatgATAATCTGTCCACCGAAGTATTTCATGAATCACTTTCACAaccaaataaaactttaaaaactaAGTTAATATGAATCTGTACAAGTGATCTATTAGTTTAGGTAAAATGCACCTGTCTCATTTGCCTGTGCTGCTTTGAATGCAATGTAGAGTGACAATATAGTTTTACTGGCACCATTCTTTCACTCAGCTTTAATTTATTCTCGTATAAAGGCTTTCAGTGACGGAGACATACAAATTGAAAAGAATTTGAATTGAACTGGATGCCTGGAAATGTTGTACAACAAAACGATATTTGCAGAATACtactgtaaatttaatgtaaccAACACGAATTACTTTAAATCCTACCTACATAAAACGAATGCAGTTTTTATATTCATAAGTCAATCGGAAATTCAAATGAtcttatgtttttaaaaagtttgtaagTGGAAACATACTGTACAGTTCTGTAAAGCATTATTTCACATACTATCAGCAACTTCCAGACACCCCTGTTTTCTACCCTGCAGAAGAGGTATTTTATGTACGAGAATTGCTAGGATGCCTTTTTCACGTTTCGAGAATGGTATCATAATGATTGGAACTCCTGAAGTTGGTGGAAGAAAGCAAATTCCATGTATAGACCATTAGGTGCCAATAGTGCATGTTACCAGATAGGTATGCGTCCAATATGCGTCTGCCCTATGTATCTTCCCTTTTCTCAAGTTGGTACTGTGACTCTACATTAATAGTGGTGATGTGTACCATCAATTGATAGTGTTGATGCATCTTTGCTGTGcttattatgattatgattatgattagtagtagtattggcagtagtagtagtagaagtagccTAGTATTATACTTAAGATTtttcttccagtaaaaatgtatgGGCTCTCCGCCAAGTAGACTATCTGTTGTACTCATAATAATTTTCTTACTCCGGTATTACAGGGTTAGGAATGTGgatggaaaaatatgttttcagcaATACAGTTGTGCAGAATATTTCCGCCTGTAAGATCATTTtccttaatattgtaatttatcAGTTGCGCTCTtttcaaacatattttaatagttaaataaattattatataatgttGCCAAAGAACTACGTCTGTGGACAAACTTTCTTTGATCTCTGAAGACCCATATTTCATTCTTTTGCCTCTGTCCTTTTCACTTGTTCTGCTTCCTTGTGCCTCTGTCCATGAAACATAATTCCAtctgtttttgcatttaattttgcttaATATACAGGGAACAAATGGATTTCAGACTGAGGAACACAGACACGGTTTCACTTTTTACAATCACATTACAGAAGCTATGCATGTCCACTTAATAATAAGCAACCTAATATTACAATGAAACTTaatattcagaatttttttcttcactttcttctAATTCAAGATTGAAGTGGTAGTTGCAGCGGTCAAGTTTGAGGTTGGTACTGGAAAGATAGTGCAGGTCATAATAGTGAAGGTTAGGAAACACATTGGTAAAAGGTGTTCTTGCAGTAATGGTTAAGGTTAGTGTTTCGCAAAGGTCTTCTTAGTCACAGTTAAGTTTAGTGTTGGTGTAAAAAAAGCTTCATATGGGCCGGTAAGTTATTAATGTACTAATAGGAAGCTACTCTACTGATACAAAGCCTGAATCATTCCCTCACATTGtaagcatataaaaaaaaaatcagtttgctaAAACTACCATGTTTTTTACAtagtgtatatttttaaacGCTTTTCTGTGAGACCAAGAACCAGTTTGAGATTGAATCTTCTGTTTTGTTCTAGGTGAATGCGTTACGTGGGCTTTTAATGATGGCTATAAGAATTATATGATTTGTCCTCTAAGATGCTTATAAAGACTTTAAAAAGGCAGTGGTTCAGTCTTTgttatgttttctttaaattgccATGCAAGACTAAATACTAAAGTATCACAAAACGAAAACGTAGACAACggcatttgcaaaaaaaaaaaaaaaaacaggtcaattttaaaaacaaaaaaaccccgTATTTCACCTTGATTTCTTTCTGCATACACACACGAAAACCAAAACTTATGGAGTCATCATATTGTCCAGTTCCTTGGTTTTTCTCCTTTCTACGTACAGATCATTGTGCTATGGGAGAACCCAATTACCCAGGTTCCAGTACCACTATAAATAACAATGGGAACAAAATGGTTTAATGAGTGAGCATACATAAAGCTACATACTGAATAAAAAATCGGTGTGCCCTGAAGGTCTGCTGAGCCAATTTCAGTTTTCTGGCAGTTGCTCCAATATTAAACCCTAAAAAATAGCTATGGATCTTCCATAACATTGGCGTTTGATTTTATGAATTCTTGGGGATATGTAAAAGTGACGTTCTGCCTGTAAGTACCTTTAACTCTGAAAACATGTGCCTCCCTTGTTAAATGCATTACTTTTTAAGGAACATTTAATCTGTTATTTGGATTTTTCTAGAACTTGTAgagtttctgctgttttcacattttttctattttcattttattttgcgtTATTTCACTAACGCTCCTTTCGTTTTCAGCAAATCCCTCTTctcaaagtgttttgttttatttggctGTCAGCGTCGGCTATAAAAATCATCCGTTTCTGTAGACAGCCAAACCGTGTTATATACACATTCGTCCGCCTATATTTCTTACGCCTGCGGGCGGTAAACCGTTTTTTGAACCTACAaaataatatagaaaaaaaagaatttttacagGTATCAAAAGACTTCAAGAGAGTGTAGTCCGAAATTCTGTGaatgtgttaaatatttcagtagcCTGCTTCTCTTCTTGCGAGGGATGACTACAAATATCCCAAGTGTGTGCTACTGTCTCTGTGGgcggaacacacacaaattgaaGGTCAAGTTAGTAGCCGCCTTATATGGGCTCTCAAGGTCCATCACTGAATGCTTTTTCGACACAAAGAAGAGAACCTAGAAAGAAGAGACGGGATGGAGAGAATGTTTTTCATTAGTCACTTTATCAGATCCGTGTTATTTAGGTGTTTAAGTGTGTTCAATTTTAAAAGGTAATCTATTAAGTTATACTAGGAGAATATATTTTCCCTGTAGGCTTATATCAACACAACAGTGATTAGGATATGGAGCTGAAGCTAAAACCGAAAGCAACAGTAACTGGAGAAGAAATTAATTGTCACACAGCGAATAAATTAGACCTAAAGCTTTAGCAGAATTGTAGAAAAATCAGACGAATGTTTGGGAAAGGAAAGACCAAGCAGTAAATTAGCCTTTTATATATTGTTAACAGTTTATCAGTTATCAGCCTTTTGTGTGCACAATGACACCAAGGAAGGTACAGGGCATACGAAAAAATTAACTACGTCAAATTTCCAGGTATTTGTGATTTTTCGGAGgttttctgggggggggggatgaagTATGAACACATCCCTTCTCATGAGAACATGGCATTTGCAATGTTTTCAAGAAATATCTTCGTATTAGGGATGATGGCATCTAGACAAACGTAAAGGAAATTCTATTGAAAGTGCTGGTTGTGTTAGATGTTAAATTACAGCAGATGATTTAATAGTATGAACATGTAAAAAAACGTACATCTGTAATGGAATAAACAGCAAAACTCTTTCTATGTCTGACctgttctgtctgtctctctcattCTCTTTGAATTTCGTCTCTTCATGGACATTTTGTTCATCAGCAAATTTTTCTGTGCGATACAGGCTTCTAAAAGAGTCTTTGTGAGAACTTATACATATATGACTTGCTGTGTGaacatgtatatgtacatgtatatatatatagaaagagTATCTATGTACTGTAGTTATTTATAAGTAACATCAGCTATCAGAAGTATTACGTTGCATTTTGAATCCGAATACGCACATATTTTATTGaagattaaaatatttcctttggCATTCTTTTATCACATGCGACAATATGGACTATGTTTGGGGTGTAGGTTTGGTTTTATGCTTTTGTCGTCTGTTTTCTTCTCTCACATTTTTATTCGGTTATTAATACAACTAACCGTGTCTGGCATGGACGAAGCAGATGCAACATTTACTTGAAAACAGAAGGGCCAGTTTATACCATTGCTCTTATTCTCGTTTTATCCTTAGGgaatttaattctttttttttttttcattttattttcattttcaccttATTTCGTTTTTTTTAACAGACCTTTATCATGTCCTTTCATGTTCAGCAAA
Proteins encoded in this window:
- the LOC108918384 gene encoding homeobox protein Hox-C12a-like, with protein sequence MLLVRPAEMGEHNLLNPGFVGPLVNIHTGDTFYLPNFRASGGQLAGLPSLSYPRRENVCSLPWNTAEPCNGYPQSYFSSPVSINPSFNRGCEINRQDEGKCYYSNAVGHRETCTEGGGLKREDRALNTSSLSSDNGLRNGMSSSGVFPKFDYGTEQGTQDPSSCPSLESDSSSSLLNEGGKPVANNIPQTLASPGSQAGNIPAGGGAPWYPMHTRTRKKRKPYSKLQLAELEGEFILNEFITRQRRRELSDRLNLSDQQVKIWFQNRRMKKKRLLLREQALSFY